CccgaaggggaggaggaggggggggggcttgtttTGGCAACGTCAACCTTTGCACTTTAACATTTGGGAGAATGCGCCAGAAAGCAGGCACATATCTCAGCTGCTCTCCCACACTGCGCCACAGACACGCTGGAAATAGCCTCTTCCTCTGAGGAGCCCCGCAAGACCCCGCGTGTTTATCTTTTCCCTTTCAGTTCCGGGAGCGCGAGCGGAGCAGCGAGATGAGAAAACCAGAAGTCAAGGGGACCGTCGCGCGCTGTATACAAGCGCTTATTAATGTGGCGCGGCGTCGCACGTGAGCGCCACCGCTGTGGGAAGCTGCGCCGCCCACAAATAAACGGGTGACGTGTGTTTGGGAACGAGCGGCCCATTCTCACGGGGCtcgcgcgcggcggcggcgggcgggaCTACACCTCTGTGCCGTTCTCTCTCGTGCAGGTACAACGGCCTGGTGACGGGCGAGCGCGCGCGGGGCATCATCGCCGTCTGCTGGGTCCTGTCCATCGCCATCGGCCTGACGCCCATGATGGGCTGGCACCAGCCGCCCGGCAACGGCACGTGCGCCGGCGGCCTGATGCCGTGCCTGTtcgaggaggtggtggtgatggAGTACATGGTGTACTTCAACTTCTTCGCCTGCGTGCTGatcccgctgctgctgatgctgggcATCTACCTGTGCATCTTCATGGCCGCCCGCCACCAGCTGAAGCTGATGGAGGCGAAGGCGGCGCCCGGCGGGAAGTCTCCGTCCgtgctgcagaaggagatcCAGGCGGCCAAGTCGCTGGCCATCATCGTGGGGCTGTTCGCCGTGTGCTGGCTGCCGCTGCACATCATCAACTGCTTCACGCTCTTCTGCCCCGCGTGCGCCCGCCCCCCGCCCTGGGTCATTCACGTGGCCATCATTCTCTCCCACGCCAACTCCGTCATCAACCCCTTCATCTACGCCTACCGCATCCGGGAGTTCCGGCAAACCTTCCGCAAGATCATCCGCCGCCACGTGCTGGGGCGTCAGGAGCTGCCGCCGAGCCGCAGCAGCGGGCGCTCCGCGCGCGCCAGCGTCCGGGGCTCCGCCAGGATCACGGCGAACGGCCTCGGCGCGGGGCGGGGCGGCGCCGGCGAGGGCCCCGCCCACGCGTCTCCCGTGGGAGGCGGTCTGATGACGGCGTCCAGCCTCCCGCTGTCCGTCGTCATCGCCCACTGCCCCAAAATGAGGCCGTGTCAGGCTCAGGGCCGCGCGGACGGGGACAAGCGGACCCTCGGTTCCGCCCGGGCCGCGCCGCTGCTCAGTGAGAGCGACCTGAGCGAGCTGGAAAATGGCTCCTGACCCAGGAGGGGCCCTGAAccaacacaccagcagctcagcagcagctcggacTGCAACACGCTCCACATTTAACTGTCTCCACTATTTAAACACAGTGAGGTCCACTAAAAGCAAACGGGCCCAGAGGCCGCTTGATGACGGGCCACGGGACCCAAAGCCTCTTCAGCTTCAACTGCAGTATTTGCTTCCTGAATGGTTCCATGCCATTAAAACATTCTGATCAATGAAATTGCACAACCCACTAAAGTGTAGCCGGTATCCACTCACTGGCCACATTAGGAGCTTCACCTGTTCGCTGATatgtt
Above is a window of Betta splendens chromosome 9, fBetSpl5.4, whole genome shotgun sequence DNA encoding:
- the adora2aa gene encoding adenosine A2a receptor a — translated: MPDAAAAALYVVYVVVELLIAVFSVLGNVLVCWAVGLNSNLQSITNLFVVSLAVADIAVGVLAIPFAILISTGFCSNFYGCLFIACFVLVLTQNSIFSLLAIAIDRYIAIKIPLRYNGLVTGERARGIIAVCWVLSIAIGLTPMMGWHQPPGNGTCAGGLMPCLFEEVVVMEYMVYFNFFACVLIPLLLMLGIYLCIFMAARHQLKLMEAKAAPGGKSPSVLQKEIQAAKSLAIIVGLFAVCWLPLHIINCFTLFCPACARPPPWVIHVAIILSHANSVINPFIYAYRIREFRQTFRKIIRRHVLGRQELPPSRSSGRSARASVRGSARITANGLGAGRGGAGEGPAHASPVGGGLMTASSLPLSVVIAHCPKMRPCQAQGRADGDKRTLGSARAAPLLSESDLSELENGS